The Salvelinus namaycush isolate Seneca chromosome 8, SaNama_1.0, whole genome shotgun sequence genome has a segment encoding these proteins:
- the primpol gene encoding DNA-directed primase/polymerase protein isoform X2 — protein MNKGDWENRLKKVEQLAQSFQQCPLTSCYKPRLSRPWQPSSIWKLFPRQCMAINFAQSCREDVHVFALEKEQAKMGQRIFLVSSYSELWHYYSTYRQSLMHCYEVIPEGAVCKLYFDLEFHRPSNKGFDGKCMVASLIQYVCEKLEEVYGIECSGKDVLNLDSSTEEKFSRHLIFILPNAAFKDNLHVGKFIHLILQPVLSVHRRGSELENDMGGVTEDSGKRGLIGSPQTKRPRQEARDLSFLLVKNKDGQDGLFVDLGVYTKNRNFRLYKSSKVGKNAAFTVAEDNKFITKPKRNVSAEESLFQSSLISNVSFTGQKILTWDLHDERDGICPKPHAQLGSTSHCVSGIRRWNYFVSEQLLVYDILKYRWCQNVDRFHKSNNIMILVDLKQEVWYQKCHDPACKSFRSSSYPLPQDICVSYLITMDEEDQAYLMDDVGNIELSQTLPAEKYLGGSAATLPQGEDRDPWGDDQAYLEALEDVERSTGDLAEDDVPDELLLQTMTKFESLKDLCLSATKC, from the exons ATGAACAAGGGTGATTGGGAAAACAGATTGAAGAAGGTGGAACAATTAGCTCAGTCCTTCCAGCAGTGTCCTTTGACCTCATGCTACAAACCTAGGCTGTCCCGGCCATGGCAGCCGTCCTCCATATGGAAGCTCTTCCCTCGTCAATGTATGGCTATCAACTTTGCACAGAGTTGCAGAGAG GACGTACACGTGTTTGCACTTGAGAAGGAACAGGCAAAGATGGGTCAGAGGATCTTCCTGGTCAGCAGTTACAGTGAGCTATGGCATTACTACAG TACCTACAGGCAATCTCTGATGCATTGCTATGAGGTGATCCCAGAGGGGGCTGTTTGCAAGCTATATTTTGACTTGGAGTTCCACAGGCCCTCCAATAAGGGCTTTGATGGGAAGTGCATGGTGGCCTCCCTCATCCAG tatgtgtgtgagaaGCTGGAGGAGGTGTATGGGATTGAGTGCTCTGGGAAAGATGTTCTGAACCTTGACTCCAGCACCGAGGAAAAATTCAGTCGCCATCTCATCTTCATTTTACCAAATGCAGCTTTTAAGGATAACCTACATGTTG GGAAATTTATCCATTTGATTCTGCAGCCAGTGCTGAGCGTGCATAGGAGGGGAAGTGAACTTGAGAATGACATGGGTGGAGTCACAGAGGACAGTGGCAAAAG gggGCTGATTGGAAGTCCACAGACCAAGAGGCCCAGACAGGAAGCGAGGGACCTCAGCTTCCTGTTGGTGAAAAACAAGGACGGACAGGATGGGCTTTTTGTTGACCTCG GTGTGTACACCAAGAACAGAAACTTCCGTCTCTACAAGTCATCTAAGGTGGGGAAGAATGCAGCCTTCACTGTTGCAGAGGACAACAAGTTCATCACCAAGCCTAAAAGGAACGTCTCTGCAGAGGAGAGCTTGTTCCAGTCCTCCTTAATCAGCAACGTAAG TTTCACCGGTCAGAAGATTCTGACATGGGACCTCCATGACGAGAGGGACGGGATATGCCCCAAGCCTCATGCTCAGCTGGGTTCGACTTCACACTGTGTTTCAG GCATACGACGGTGGAATTACTTTGTTTCAGAGCAGTTACTTGTCTACGACATCCTAAAGTACCGCTGGTGTCAGAATGTTGACCGGTTCCACAAAAGCAACAACATCAT GATTCTGGTGGATCTTAAACAGGAGGTCTGGTACCAGAAGTGTCATGACCCTGCTTGCAAGAGCTTCAGATCTTCTA GTTACCCATTACCACAGGACATCTGCGTCAGCTACCTCATTACAATG GATGAGGAGGACCAGGCATATCTGATGGACGACGTGGGGAACATCGAGCTTAGCCAGACACTCCCAGCGGAGAAGTACCTGGGGGGCTCGGCAGCAACACTTCCCCAGGGAGAAGACCGCGATCCCTGGGGAGATGACCAGGCTTACCTGGAGGCCCTGGAGGATGTCGAGAGAAGCACAGGCGATTTGGCAGAGGATGATGTCCCAGATGAGCTTCTGCTCCAAACCATGACTAAGTTTGAGTCCCTCAAAGATTTGTGCTTGTCAGCCACTAAGTGCTAA
- the primpol gene encoding DNA-directed primase/polymerase protein isoform X3, with protein MNKGDWENRLKKVEQLAQSFQQCPLTSCYKPRLSRPWQPSSIWKLFPRQCMAINFAQSCREYVCEKLEEVYGIECSGKDVLNLDSSTEEKFSRHLIFILPNAAFKDNLHVGKFIHLILQPVLSVHRRGSELENDMGGVTEDSGKRGLIGSPQTKRPRQEARDLSFLLVKNKDGQDGLFVDLGVYTKNRNFRLYKSSKVGKNAAFTVAEDNKFITKPKRNVSAEESLFQSSLISNVSFTGQKILTWDLHDERDGICPKPHAQLGSTSHCVSDSLGGYQCSPHKEVDNFVLSVVKKDGIQGSIRRWNYFVSEQLLVYDILKYRWCQNVDRFHKSNNIMILVDLKQEVWYQKCHDPACKSFRSSSYPLPQDICVSYLITMDEEDQAYLMDDVGNIELSQTLPAEKYLGGSAATLPQGEDRDPWGDDQAYLEALEDVERSTGDLAEDDVPDELLLQTMTKFESLKDLCLSATKC; from the exons ATGAACAAGGGTGATTGGGAAAACAGATTGAAGAAGGTGGAACAATTAGCTCAGTCCTTCCAGCAGTGTCCTTTGACCTCATGCTACAAACCTAGGCTGTCCCGGCCATGGCAGCCGTCCTCCATATGGAAGCTCTTCCCTCGTCAATGTATGGCTATCAACTTTGCACAGAGTTGCAGAGAG tatgtgtgtgagaaGCTGGAGGAGGTGTATGGGATTGAGTGCTCTGGGAAAGATGTTCTGAACCTTGACTCCAGCACCGAGGAAAAATTCAGTCGCCATCTCATCTTCATTTTACCAAATGCAGCTTTTAAGGATAACCTACATGTTG GGAAATTTATCCATTTGATTCTGCAGCCAGTGCTGAGCGTGCATAGGAGGGGAAGTGAACTTGAGAATGACATGGGTGGAGTCACAGAGGACAGTGGCAAAAG gggGCTGATTGGAAGTCCACAGACCAAGAGGCCCAGACAGGAAGCGAGGGACCTCAGCTTCCTGTTGGTGAAAAACAAGGACGGACAGGATGGGCTTTTTGTTGACCTCG GTGTGTACACCAAGAACAGAAACTTCCGTCTCTACAAGTCATCTAAGGTGGGGAAGAATGCAGCCTTCACTGTTGCAGAGGACAACAAGTTCATCACCAAGCCTAAAAGGAACGTCTCTGCAGAGGAGAGCTTGTTCCAGTCCTCCTTAATCAGCAACGTAAG TTTCACCGGTCAGAAGATTCTGACATGGGACCTCCATGACGAGAGGGACGGGATATGCCCCAAGCCTCATGCTCAGCTGGGTTCGACTTCACACTGTGTTTCAG ACTCTTTGGGAGGCTACCAGTGTTCTCCCCACAAAGAAGTGGACAACTTTGTTCTTTCTGTGGTGAAAAAGGATGGCATCCAAGGAA GCATACGACGGTGGAATTACTTTGTTTCAGAGCAGTTACTTGTCTACGACATCCTAAAGTACCGCTGGTGTCAGAATGTTGACCGGTTCCACAAAAGCAACAACATCAT GATTCTGGTGGATCTTAAACAGGAGGTCTGGTACCAGAAGTGTCATGACCCTGCTTGCAAGAGCTTCAGATCTTCTA GTTACCCATTACCACAGGACATCTGCGTCAGCTACCTCATTACAATG GATGAGGAGGACCAGGCATATCTGATGGACGACGTGGGGAACATCGAGCTTAGCCAGACACTCCCAGCGGAGAAGTACCTGGGGGGCTCGGCAGCAACACTTCCCCAGGGAGAAGACCGCGATCCCTGGGGAGATGACCAGGCTTACCTGGAGGCCCTGGAGGATGTCGAGAGAAGCACAGGCGATTTGGCAGAGGATGATGTCCCAGATGAGCTTCTGCTCCAAACCATGACTAAGTTTGAGTCCCTCAAAGATTTGTGCTTGTCAGCCACTAAGTGCTAA
- the primpol gene encoding DNA-directed primase/polymerase protein isoform X1, whose translation MNKGDWENRLKKVEQLAQSFQQCPLTSCYKPRLSRPWQPSSIWKLFPRQCMAINFAQSCREDVHVFALEKEQAKMGQRIFLVSSYSELWHYYSTYRQSLMHCYEVIPEGAVCKLYFDLEFHRPSNKGFDGKCMVASLIQYVCEKLEEVYGIECSGKDVLNLDSSTEEKFSRHLIFILPNAAFKDNLHVGKFIHLILQPVLSVHRRGSELENDMGGVTEDSGKRGLIGSPQTKRPRQEARDLSFLLVKNKDGQDGLFVDLGVYTKNRNFRLYKSSKVGKNAAFTVAEDNKFITKPKRNVSAEESLFQSSLISNVSFTGQKILTWDLHDERDGICPKPHAQLGSTSHCVSDSLGGYQCSPHKEVDNFVLSVVKKDGIQGSIRRWNYFVSEQLLVYDILKYRWCQNVDRFHKSNNIMILVDLKQEVWYQKCHDPACKSFRSSSYPLPQDICVSYLITMDEEDQAYLMDDVGNIELSQTLPAEKYLGGSAATLPQGEDRDPWGDDQAYLEALEDVERSTGDLAEDDVPDELLLQTMTKFESLKDLCLSATKC comes from the exons ATGAACAAGGGTGATTGGGAAAACAGATTGAAGAAGGTGGAACAATTAGCTCAGTCCTTCCAGCAGTGTCCTTTGACCTCATGCTACAAACCTAGGCTGTCCCGGCCATGGCAGCCGTCCTCCATATGGAAGCTCTTCCCTCGTCAATGTATGGCTATCAACTTTGCACAGAGTTGCAGAGAG GACGTACACGTGTTTGCACTTGAGAAGGAACAGGCAAAGATGGGTCAGAGGATCTTCCTGGTCAGCAGTTACAGTGAGCTATGGCATTACTACAG TACCTACAGGCAATCTCTGATGCATTGCTATGAGGTGATCCCAGAGGGGGCTGTTTGCAAGCTATATTTTGACTTGGAGTTCCACAGGCCCTCCAATAAGGGCTTTGATGGGAAGTGCATGGTGGCCTCCCTCATCCAG tatgtgtgtgagaaGCTGGAGGAGGTGTATGGGATTGAGTGCTCTGGGAAAGATGTTCTGAACCTTGACTCCAGCACCGAGGAAAAATTCAGTCGCCATCTCATCTTCATTTTACCAAATGCAGCTTTTAAGGATAACCTACATGTTG GGAAATTTATCCATTTGATTCTGCAGCCAGTGCTGAGCGTGCATAGGAGGGGAAGTGAACTTGAGAATGACATGGGTGGAGTCACAGAGGACAGTGGCAAAAG gggGCTGATTGGAAGTCCACAGACCAAGAGGCCCAGACAGGAAGCGAGGGACCTCAGCTTCCTGTTGGTGAAAAACAAGGACGGACAGGATGGGCTTTTTGTTGACCTCG GTGTGTACACCAAGAACAGAAACTTCCGTCTCTACAAGTCATCTAAGGTGGGGAAGAATGCAGCCTTCACTGTTGCAGAGGACAACAAGTTCATCACCAAGCCTAAAAGGAACGTCTCTGCAGAGGAGAGCTTGTTCCAGTCCTCCTTAATCAGCAACGTAAG TTTCACCGGTCAGAAGATTCTGACATGGGACCTCCATGACGAGAGGGACGGGATATGCCCCAAGCCTCATGCTCAGCTGGGTTCGACTTCACACTGTGTTTCAG ACTCTTTGGGAGGCTACCAGTGTTCTCCCCACAAAGAAGTGGACAACTTTGTTCTTTCTGTGGTGAAAAAGGATGGCATCCAAGGAA GCATACGACGGTGGAATTACTTTGTTTCAGAGCAGTTACTTGTCTACGACATCCTAAAGTACCGCTGGTGTCAGAATGTTGACCGGTTCCACAAAAGCAACAACATCAT GATTCTGGTGGATCTTAAACAGGAGGTCTGGTACCAGAAGTGTCATGACCCTGCTTGCAAGAGCTTCAGATCTTCTA GTTACCCATTACCACAGGACATCTGCGTCAGCTACCTCATTACAATG GATGAGGAGGACCAGGCATATCTGATGGACGACGTGGGGAACATCGAGCTTAGCCAGACACTCCCAGCGGAGAAGTACCTGGGGGGCTCGGCAGCAACACTTCCCCAGGGAGAAGACCGCGATCCCTGGGGAGATGACCAGGCTTACCTGGAGGCCCTGGAGGATGTCGAGAGAAGCACAGGCGATTTGGCAGAGGATGATGTCCCAGATGAGCTTCTGCTCCAAACCATGACTAAGTTTGAGTCCCTCAAAGATTTGTGCTTGTCAGCCACTAAGTGCTAA
- the casp3a gene encoding caspase-3a — protein sequence MAAANDLSAGDCVDARRGDGQESEGPCGGSGSMQVVAKPQSHSFRYSLRYPSIGQCIIINNKNFDRRTGMNVRNGTDVDAGNVMKVFGKLGYKVKVYNDQTVDQIKHVLTTASKEDHSCSASFVCCLLSHGDDGVFFGTDASIELKSLTSLFRGDRCNSLVGKPKLFFIQACRGTDLDRGIEADSSSDGSSTRIPVEADFLYAYSTAPGYYSWRNTQTGSWFIQSLCEMIGKYSKELEVQHILTRVNHKVATEFESASNSPGFDAKKQIPCIVSMLTKEMYFTP from the exons ATGGCAGCAGCAAACGATTTGAGTGCTGGGGACTGCGTTGACGCTAGGCGGGGCGATGGACAAGA GTCAGAGGGCCCCTGTGGTGGCTCTGGGTCTATGCAGGTGGTTGCCAAGCCTCAGTCCCATAGCTTCAGGTACAGCCTCCGCTACCCCAGCATTGGCCAGTGTATCATCATTAACAACAAGAACTTTGACAGAAGAACAG GTATGAATGTACGCAATGGCACAGATGTGGATGCAGGCAACGTGATGAAGGTGTTTGGGAAACTGGGTTATAAGGTGAAGGTTTACAATGACCAGACAGTGGACCAGATCAAGCATGTTTTAACCACAG CCTCCAAGGAGGACCACAGTTGCTCCGCTTCGTTCGTGTGTTGCCTGCTGAGTCACGGGGATGATGGCGTGTTCTTCGGGACGGATGCCTCCATCGAGCTCAAGAGCCTCACCAGCCTGTTCCGGGGCGACCGCTGCAACTCGCTGGTGGGCAAGCCCAAACTCTTCTTCATCCAG GCTTGCAGAGGTACTGATCTGGACAGGGGCATCGAGGCAGACAGCAGTTCAGATGGGAGTTCGACCAGGATCCCTGTGGAAGCAGACTTCCTCTATGCCTACTCCACAGCTCCAG GCTACTACTCATGGAGGAACACTCAGACTGGCTCCTGGTTTATTCAATCTCTGTGTGAGATGATTGGCAAGTACAGCAAAGAGCTGGAGGTCCAACACATCCTGACCCGGGTCAACCACAAGGTGGCGACAGAGTTTGAATCTGCGTCAAACTCTCCCGGCTTCGATGCCAAGAAGCAGATCCCCTGCATTGTATCAATGCTGACCAAAGAGATGTACTTTACACCCTGA